The Dreissena polymorpha isolate Duluth1 chromosome 2, UMN_Dpol_1.0, whole genome shotgun sequence nucleotide sequence atattataaaacaatatatcactattattgataaaaaatattctaGACATGTATGAGCTAAAATTAAGAACCCATTTGTTAGACCAAAGAGTGTTTAATGATCAACTAAATCATGTGCATTACCATTTGTCTGTAAAAGAAAAAGCAAAATGATGACAACTGGAAAGCTGTAATTTTTTTGATGGGGTTGAATATTACAGAAAAAAACGTTACACAACAAGAACTTTGGGGATTATTCAGTGTTCAATTTTATTCTAGTTCTTACAGTGCAAACtcaaaagaaaaacacacaacctACTAAACCAATTCAAATCATGTAAATATATGAAGTATGGTCTGattaacatattttgtttgaCAAAATGATGTTCTGTTCACAATGTAAGCATGTACGTTCTGTATACATAATATTGACGTAAGAAAACAAGGCCGGTCCGCTTAGTTTACTAAGAACGGTACGAAAAGTATGTAAGGTTAATCCTTTTGgcctttttaaagtttttacaactGCAATATCGGCAGTCCTATTAATTGTTTCTATGCGTGTTTATTTTTAATGATGTTCTATGTCACATTATTAGTGCGAGTCATGACCGCACATCATTTACATACTACCCATCACATGGGTTACAGAACAGTGGTTTGTATAATTTCCTTACTTTGCCCTGTCTGACGCTGGAGTTTCTTCGAAGACTCTGCATAGATATAGTTTTCGCTGTTTTTTCTAGTTTCACTTTCAGAACCTTTATTGACCTGCCCCCGCTTTCGAACACCCTCCGTGTCATCGACAGCATTAGAAGATGGTCGGGAATCCCTTTGAGCAGCATTTCTtgattcttcaatattgtcaGTTTCATTTGCTACGGCGTAAGCGTCATCTTGACGATAGTTGGCACTACTTTGCCATGTCTGACGCTGGAGTTTCTTCGAAGACTCTGCATAGATATAGTTTTCGCTGTTTTTTCTAGTTTCACTATCAAAACCTTTATTGACCTGCCCCCGCTTTCGAACACCCTCCGTGTCATCGGAAGCATTAGACGATGGTCGGGAATCCCTTTGATTAGCATTCGTtgattcttcaatattgtcaGTTTAATTTGCCACGTCGTTAGCGTCATCTTGAAGATATTCTTTACGTAATTCAATAGTACTGTCAGTTTCATTTGCTACGTCGTTAGCGTCATCTTGTCTatatttttcactatttttttCCCATTTGCAAACTTCTACCGTCGCTAGGCAGCCTCCCGCAAGCGCAAGCAGGGCACCAATACCGGTAGTGAGAACCGACCACACAAACGTCCCGGGCACCATTTTAAATACAAGTACCTTCGGTACTTCGAAGAATCGGACGAAACCTACGGACACTATTATCACCATGACAAGAACAGCAACTCCTGAATACAGATAATCACATTTTAATAATGCGTCTAATACAAGCATTAGGCGTTGTTTGTGTGCAGTTACGAAGATTTCATTTAGCAACTTACAATTCTCGATAAGCACCACGCATGGCCTGGTGGACTGTCCCTTACAAAGGATAAGAATGTTTTATTTGAAACGAGATTATTGTTCTCAGATACATTTTACATCGCAGTTTTAATTGTGTTATACTCGGTTAACGGCAGAGCATACGGTAGGTATTAAAGGATTCAAGTTAAAGTAGACATGCGATTTGTGATTTGGAtattttgctttactttgtcttaCCGTTATATACCATAAAAGTCTGGTTGGCAATAGTTATAAAATCATGATTCTAAGGAAAATGAAACCATAGACACATCAGCAGATGAGTGACGCTTTATAAACACTCTCTTAATATACGTTTTATTTAGAGAATACCGGCACAAACATTTTCGAGGGAGTTTACCTCCTAGTATTAAGATGGTAGATATTGCAATGACAAATCTTTTGTTGCGATACCCTCCGCATCTCCAGGCCTCTACCATAATAGCGGCAACAAATATCAGAATGAGACCGACTGACGTCACAATCTGTACGGCCGTCCACCATACGTAGCCACCTAGAAAAATGTTTAGCAAAATATATATTACTTCCTAGTAGTTATGATGGAAGTAGTTGAATAACTGGTATACTGAACATTACAATCCAATCTGTTTTTACATTTACCGTAATTGTTTGTATTAAGGAAGCAGGAAGTAAACGACCAACCATTTATTGTGATCGAGATGCAAAGATTTTATTTTtgccaatacatgtatatttactgCATTGATTCATTTGCggtgttttataaatatatgatatgCACATTCTCGTTCGTTATAGAACATCCACCACAATACaaagtatttttgtatttaaaatggtatttaaaCGCTTTAAATGTTAAAACTCCAATAAATTGTTAACAAAGTGTAAATGTAATTATAGCTTTTCCTTACTTAATCCGGAAGCCAATCTAACAGAAAGCTCTTCCGCATTACACCCAGCTAGCTGGCTGAAATTAAAGTTGTTAATGGTCTGTGGCTGAATACCCTTCATCCGGCAGTACGTCGGGTTGTCCATATCGCAAACCATGCCGTACCAGACGCTAACGTACACGGTCACATTGTATGAGCTTCCAGGACATGGCGAATGGTCGAATGCAACCCAATAACAGAAGCAGAACAGTATTTTATTTGTATCCAACTTAAGTAGATGTGCCTTAGGGTACctttatatatttgataatgcACCAGTTCTGGCATATGAGTTTTTGGACTGCAACTGTTTGGTAGTTCATCTGCTCAGTGTGGCGACGACGCGAGGCGTTTAGCTTTAACTATTTAAAGTACACTAGACATCAGAAGCTGAATGTTGAACATTTCATAGGAAAGATGCTACTAACGACAGTGTTGTACTTTCCTTAttgcatttcaaacaaaagatgtgtttgtcagaaaaatatAAGCGAAGAAAAACGCgttgatttaacaaaataaagaccattcaaagttttcaatataaatttgattGCTTTCTGAAAAAGTGAAAACATATAAGATATTTTCTTTATCTCGCAAATTTTATTTTGAAGTAACTAGTTAATACGTTCTGCCATATATTACgacgtttttatttgttttacgatAGTCAACGTGATATCAGAGTGGTAATTGGTGAGCGGAGCGTAGCATGCAATATT carries:
- the LOC127869781 gene encoding uncharacterized protein LOC127869781, coding for MVCDMDNPTYCRMKGIQPQTINNFNFSQLAGCNAEELSVRLASGLSGYVWWTAVQIVTSVGLILIFVAAIMVEAWRCGGYRNKRFVIAISTILILGGVAVLVMVIIVSVGFVRFFEVPKVLVFKMVPGTFVWSVLTTGIGALLALAGGCLATSLRRNSSVRHGKVVPTIVKMTLTP